The Chrysemys picta bellii isolate R12L10 chromosome 12, ASM1138683v2, whole genome shotgun sequence genome has a segment encoding these proteins:
- the LOC135974494 gene encoding uncharacterized protein LOC135974494 codes for MEAPVPTPPQALDPGAGDPLLQGPLEPDTHLDPLPSEASSSSSPDEALAGRTASGPPPIDLRAHQDLLRRVARNMDLQAEEIVEVQDQVVSILSADAPSRVALPLIRTIQANATTIWQTPASIPPTARGVERKYFVPSKGHEYLYTHAPPCSLVVSSVNTRERHGQQAAAPKSKDAKRFDLFGHKVYLVGGLQLRAANQQALLSRYSYNSWNSMGKFKELVPQDSREEFGALVEEGKKVARTSLQASLDIADSAARTLASGIAMRRVSWLQVSGLPPVLQQTLQDLLFEGQGLFSDKTDSRLQSLKDSRTIMRSLGMHVPGPQCRPFRPQP; via the coding sequence atggaggctcccgTGCCTACACCACCTCAGGCCCTAGACCCCGGGGCAGGAGATCCTCTGCTTCAGGGACCCTTAGAACCGGATACTCATTTGGACCCCTTGCCCTCGgaggcatcctcctcatcttccccggatGAGGCGCTGGCGGGCAGAACAGCCTCAGGCCcgcccccaatagatcttcgtgCCCACCaagacctattacgtagggtggcacgtaacATGGACctccaggcggaggagatagtagaGGTGCAAGACCAGGTGGTGAGCATCCTGTCGGCTGATGCCCCATCCCGAGTGGCATTACCACTGATTCGTACGATTCAGGCTAATGCCACTACCAtatggcaaacccctgcctccattccacccactgccagaggggtagAGAGAAAGTACTTCGTACCCTCCAAGGGCCATGAATACTTATACACGCACGCTCCACCGTGTTCACTAGTCGTGTCCTCGGTAAACACaagagagcgtcatggccagcaggcggcagcgcccaaatcgaaggacgctaaACGCTTCGATTTGTTCGGGCATAAGGTGTACTTGGTggggggtctgcagctcagagccgcgaaccaacaggcgctcttgagccgctacagttacaactcatggaactccatgggtaaattcaaagagttggttccccaggactccagggaggagttcggggccttagtggaggaaggtaagaaggtggctaggacctccttacAAGCCTccctggacatagcggactcggccgcCAGGACACTAGCATCTGGCATAGCCATGCGAcgcgtctcctggctccaggtttcagGCTTACCGCCAgtactgcagcagaccctgcaggatctactgTTCGAGGGCCAGGGGTTattctcggacaagacggactctcgattgcagagcctcaaggattcgagaaccatcatgcgctccctggggatgcatgtcccagggccCCAGTGCAGACCCTTTAGGCCCCAGCCGTAA